The genomic interval CGCTCAAGAAGCTATTTAAGGCGCGTTATGGTGCTTCCTCCCTGGCTACGTTCCCACCGGCAACGAATAATAGTGAAGCTAAGCAAACCCAATGGCAAGGACGCATCCCCCCCGTTACCGACACCAAAATGATCACCGCTTGGAATAGCTTGATGATTTCCGGTTTAGCTAGGGCATATGCGGTATTTGGGGAAGCCCACTACTGGAATAGTGCGGTGAAAGCAGCGGACTTTATTTGGGACAATCAGTGGGTAGAAGGACGCTTCCATCGTCTCAACTACAACGGAAAAGCCACTGTCTCTGCCCAATCTGAAGATTATGCCCTCTTCATCAAAGCCCTCTTGGATCTTCATGCCTGTCATCCTGAACAAACCCAATGGCTAGACAAAGCCACCCAACTCCAAGCCGAATTTGATCAATATCTGTGGAGTGTGGAAACCGGTGGTTATTTCAATACAGCAAACGATAGCAGTCAGGATTTAATTGTCCGAGAACGAACCTATATCGATAATGCTACCCCTGCTGCCAATGGCGTTGCGGTTGCCAACCTGGTCCAACTGTTTGAAATCACGGAACAAACTGATTATCTCGCCAGCGCTGAAAAAACCCTACGTGCCTTTAGCAGTATTATGGAAAAGTCTCCCCAAGCTTGTCCTGGGTTATTTTCGGGTTTGGATTGGTATTTGCAAGGCACCTTAGTCCGTTCAACGCCTGAACAGTTGCAAGGATTAGCCAGTCAATATTTACCCACCTGCACCTATCGTGTGGAAACGTCTCTACCAACGGGTGCCGTCGGTTTAGTCTGCAAAGGCTTAACCTGTTTAGAACCAGCAACAAATACAGAACAAATGATGACACAAATTAGTCATCAGTAAGCAAGTATTATGATAAGGAAACTGAGAGAAGAGGGGAGAGTGTGACTAGTGACCCAAATCAGTTAAAGGAGCAAGGTAAGGGGAGAAAGTCAAAGATTACGCCTTCGGAAAACGGAAGGCGCCTGCGCGTGACCGTTGGTGAATGTTGGCATCTCTTGAAACTTTCCTCTTATCCCTTGTTACTTTAATGGCTTGTTGCCGATTGCCGATCCATTAACTAAGACCCAATAATAAACAACAAATAATCAAGAATCAATAACAACTCATGTGGACTGATTTATTACAACCAAGCTTAGTATTAGGGAAACCGGTCATCCATCTTAGTGCTGACATTCTCAAACAACATCAATTGCAAGGTTTAATTTTAGATGTTGATGAAACCCTAGTTCCCCTAAAATCCCGTCAGGCTTCGGATGAATTAATTACTTGGGTAGAAGAAATTCGCCAAGTCGCTAAGATTTGGTTAGTCAGTAACAACCTTAGGGAAAATCGAATTGGGGGAATTGCCAAGTCTTTGGCACTCCCCTATATTTTAGGGGCACGAAAGCCCTCTCGGAAACGTCTGCGTGAAGCTGCTGATGGGATGCAGTTACCCGTTGATCAAATTGCTATGGTCGGTGATCGCATTTTTACCGATGTTTTAGCGGGAAACCGTTTACAAATGTTTACAATATTAGTTGAACCCATGGTCGATCCGGCTGTGGTTGATCGCAGTTACCCGAT from Cyanobacteria bacterium GSL.Bin1 carries:
- a CDS encoding thioredoxin domain-containing protein, whose translation is AFYVWSYQELETLLSPEELQALQTEFTVTAEGNFEGSNVLQRQKGGNLSHDAESALKKLFKARYGASSLATFPPATNNSEAKQTQWQGRIPPVTDTKMITAWNSLMISGLARAYAVFGEAHYWNSAVKAADFIWDNQWVEGRFHRLNYNGKATVSAQSEDYALFIKALLDLHACHPEQTQWLDKATQLQAEFDQYLWSVETGGYFNTANDSSQDLIVRERTYIDNATPAANGVAVANLVQLFEITEQTDYLASAEKTLRAFSSIMEKSPQACPGLFSGLDWYLQGTLVRSTPEQLQGLASQYLPTCTYRVETSLPTGAVGLVCKGLTCLEPATNTEQMMTQISHQ
- a CDS encoding YqeG family HAD IIIA-type phosphatase, which codes for MWTDLLQPSLVLGKPVIHLSADILKQHQLQGLILDVDETLVPLKSRQASDELITWVEEIRQVAKIWLVSNNLRENRIGGIAKSLALPYILGARKPSRKRLREAADGMQLPVDQIAMVGDRIFTDVLAGNRLQMFTILVEPMVDPAVVDRSYPIRRLEVQISRWLGVSLKDKGQSSPQTNKPTSS